The Candidatus Eisenbacteria bacterium sequence GTTTTCGTAACCGTTCGGGCATGCCTTTCGACGTTGCTCCCGTGATCTCCGCCATGCTGGAGAACCATGAGCCGTTGACCACCAGTGCGCCTTTGGGGTAACGATCAACGATCTGACGGAAGACCTTGATGGCGTCGTCATACCGCTGCAACGAAGTCAAACATCTTCCTGAGAGTAGTAGCGCATCGTCGGCATATCGACTTTCAGGAAAGGCTGCGGCGATGGCGGTGAATTTGTTGGCGGCTGCTTCCTTGCTGGTGGTTCCCATCATATCGATTCTTGCTGAGACGAGAGCGGCAATAACGGCACGGTCCGAGTCTTGCTGACCAGCAAGCAGCACAGTGGAGAGAGTCAAGACAACAGCAATGAGAGGCGTGAGTTTCATCCGAACGGCCTGCCTTCTTTTCAAGGTATGACCTCCCACAAGATGTGTTCGTAATTCTCGGGTTCCATGACGCCGCTTACATTGTCTTTCCATTCGTACTGTGGGTCGTCTGGGTCAGGCGGGTCCTCGCCCATTGCATAGCATTTTGCGTAATCACGAATGCACTTCGCGTACTTGGTCATGAGCCAGTCTTCATATTGCTGGACGGTCCATCCCGATTTGTTCGTGTTGGTCGTCGGATCGTAGATAGACCCGCTGATTCTATTGAAACTATGGAAATTGAAGGTGTATGCCTGGCTACCCCCACCGATCGGCACAGGGTCTATTGATAATGTCCTTTGGCACTCGAAGTCCCCTACGCCACCAGTACCGCCACCGATAACCTTCGGCTTGTGGTCCAACCAGTATTGATAAGCTGTGACTCCCTGAGTGTGACTGAACGCAGCAAGGTAGGCGGCAAGGACGTGACAGTTTCCGTTCCACGTTACATTGTCTGCGATCCATTGCATCATTTCCGTGGCCACATGGTGATCGTCGTTCCCGGTGTATCCTTCAAGTTTGCGACATGTGGTGTCGTAGAACCACTGCGTGTATTCGTCGTGACCTCGCCCAGCAGATCGATCACGCTTGACCGGGGTTTTCATGACTGTATAGAGAATGTGTGGGGTCGGACTGTCCCCTCCCATTGTGACGGCCTCTGACCAGTCTGGCCAACTGCCATCCAATTTGCGGACAATGTACTTCCATGTAAGGTCCAGTGTGTCATAAAAGTTGATGGACGCGTACAACTCTGAGGATTCGAGAACGAGTTCGTCCTCGGTCCATGTCCAGTGGTGGAAATAGGCATTGGCTTCAGCGAAATTCTCCTTGTTGCCGTCGGCTTTCACCTTGACTTCGGTGTTGTCGGTAAGCCCTTCAGTGGCTTCGAACTTCGCCTCGACATCTGCGGTAGTTTCCTTGTCGTACACGGCGTAGTTCTTCGTTGTCTTATCTGTCTTGGTCCACTCGGGGTCTGTGCCGATGTTCTTGATTCTGGTATTGCTACTGCCTTTGAAATTCAGGTATGTCGGATAGGGTAACATCGCCTTGATTGTTCTGATCTTCTCGCATGTCGTGCCGCCGACCGTGACGGCCAACTTGACCTTGATGGTTCCTTCGGACTTCAAGGTCGTCTGGAAGTCC is a genomic window containing:
- a CDS encoding tetratricopeptide repeat protein, with the protein product MKRRQAVRMKLTPLIAVVLTLSTVLLAGQQDSDRAVIAALVSARIDMMGTTSKEAAANKFTAIAAAFPESRYADDALLLSGRCLTSLQRYDDAIKVFRQIVDRYPKGALVVNGSWFSSMAEITGATSKGMPERLRKPPSELTTDAQEAVQLYESFMEAYPERTADWARYEMARIYHNSLHDDKRAREILAAIQENPIEAATHSKQDKIFQERMDALIMAPA